In Qingshengfaniella alkalisoli, a single window of DNA contains:
- a CDS encoding ABC transporter ATP-binding protein yields MAEIQLKDVRKSYGALEVIKGIDLHIEPGEFMVFVGPSGCGKSTLLRLISGLEDITGGDLMFDGQRVNNVIPSKRGVAMVFQSYALYPHMTVYDNMAFGMKLAKASAQDVKARVEAAAKLLQIDHLLDRLPKQLSGGQRQRVAIGRAITRDPRVFLFDEPLSNLDAALRVQTRLEIAKLHHEMDKVTMIYVTHDQVEAMTLADRICVLRDGLVEQVGTPEELYERPASLFVAGFIGSPKMNFLTGDLAARAECTTLGIRPEHIDVIDEGTADWTGKVIHAEDLGSDNFLFVDIAEGEPLVVRRPGKRDIKHGTQIKLRAKPDFLHRFDTDGQPIR; encoded by the coding sequence ATGGCTGAAATCCAACTTAAAGACGTTCGTAAAAGCTACGGTGCGCTAGAGGTCATCAAGGGGATCGACCTGCACATAGAACCCGGAGAGTTCATGGTCTTCGTTGGCCCGTCCGGCTGCGGCAAGTCCACGCTCTTGCGTCTTATTTCCGGGCTGGAAGATATCACTGGCGGCGATCTCATGTTTGATGGTCAGCGGGTGAACAACGTGATCCCGTCCAAGCGCGGTGTGGCGATGGTTTTCCAGTCCTATGCGCTCTATCCGCATATGACCGTTTACGACAACATGGCTTTCGGAATGAAGCTTGCGAAGGCTTCGGCTCAAGATGTGAAGGCACGGGTGGAGGCCGCGGCCAAGCTGCTGCAAATCGACCATTTACTAGACCGCTTGCCAAAACAACTGTCCGGTGGTCAGCGACAGCGCGTGGCCATCGGCCGGGCTATCACACGCGATCCTCGCGTCTTCTTGTTCGATGAACCGCTATCGAACCTCGATGCGGCCCTTCGTGTCCAGACGCGACTGGAAATAGCCAAGCTCCACCATGAGATGGATAAGGTGACGATGATCTACGTCACGCATGATCAGGTCGAAGCCATGACCCTGGCCGACCGCATCTGTGTGCTGCGGGACGGGCTGGTCGAGCAGGTGGGGACACCGGAGGAATTGTATGAGCGCCCGGCCAGCCTGTTTGTCGCGGGCTTCATCGGATCCCCCAAGATGAATTTCCTGACGGGAGACCTTGCCGCACGAGCGGAGTGCACAACCTTGGGCATCCGGCCGGAGCATATCGACGTAATTGATGAGGGTACGGCAGATTGGACGGGCAAGGTCATTCATGCCGAAGATCTCGGCTCTGATAACTTCCTGTTCGTCGATATCGCCGAAGGCGAGCCTTTGGTCGTCCGTCGCCCGGGAAAGCGCGATATCAAGCACGGCACTCAGATCAAACTGCGGGCAAAGCCTGATTTTTTACACCGCTTCGACACGGACGGTCAGCCAATTCGCTGA
- the ccoS gene encoding cbb3-type cytochrome oxidase assembly protein CcoS, translating into MDVLVYLIPASLFLGAVGLIAFIWTLRSNQYDDPEGDSRRILNSDWDDEPPQD; encoded by the coding sequence ATGGATGTTCTGGTTTATCTCATTCCGGCATCGCTTTTTCTGGGGGCAGTTGGCCTGATCGCCTTCATCTGGACGTTGCGGTCGAACCAGTATGACGACCCCGAGGGCGACAGCCGCCGCATCCTTAATTCCGATTGGGATGACGAACCGCCGCAGGATTAG
- a CDS encoding carbohydrate ABC transporter permease → MDYVKKMAFYLLVVVIVVISIFPFYYAVITSFKSGTALFRVDYLPTQFDWGNYTAVLTSRNFPRSIVNSVFIATTTVLFALFLAVTASYALARVRFRGRALLLMTILAVSMFPQIAVLAGLFELVRFLGIYNTPWAMILSYTIFTLPFTVWVLTTFMRDLPMEIEEAAIMDGATPWVIITKVFMPLLWPALVTTGLLAFIGAWNEFLFALTFTASEAQRTVPVAIALLSGASEFETPWGTIMAASVIVTVPLVLLVLIFQRKIVAGLTAGGVKG, encoded by the coding sequence ATGGATTACGTCAAAAAGATGGCCTTCTACCTGTTGGTTGTCGTGATCGTGGTGATCTCGATCTTTCCCTTTTACTATGCGGTGATCACAAGTTTTAAGTCGGGCACAGCGTTGTTTCGGGTAGATTACCTTCCGACACAGTTTGACTGGGGCAACTACACCGCCGTATTGACCAGTCGGAACTTCCCCCGCAGCATCGTCAACTCGGTTTTCATCGCGACGACAACCGTGCTCTTCGCGCTGTTTCTGGCGGTCACAGCATCCTACGCTTTGGCGAGAGTCCGGTTTCGGGGCAGGGCTCTCCTGCTCATGACGATCCTTGCGGTGTCAATGTTTCCGCAGATCGCCGTGCTGGCTGGCCTTTTTGAGCTGGTGCGGTTCTTGGGCATCTACAACACGCCTTGGGCGATGATCCTCAGCTACACGATTTTCACGCTGCCCTTTACGGTCTGGGTGTTGACCACCTTCATGCGGGATTTGCCGATGGAAATCGAAGAGGCCGCCATCATGGATGGTGCAACGCCTTGGGTCATCATCACAAAGGTATTCATGCCGCTTCTTTGGCCCGCGCTGGTAACAACGGGGCTGCTTGCCTTTATCGGTGCATGGAACGAGTTCCTCTTCGCACTGACCTTTACCGCGTCCGAAGCGCAACGCACGGTTCCGGTCGCCATCGCATTGCTGTCTGGCGCCAGCGAATTCGAAACACCATGGGGCACGATCATGGCCGCATCCGTCATCGTGACGGTGCCACTCGTTCTTCTTGTCCTCATCTTCCAACGCAAGATCGTCGCGGGTCTTACCGCTGGCGGTGTCAAAGGCTGA
- a CDS encoding ABC transporter substrate-binding protein has protein sequence MAQTIRKAFYGSVAFSVLLGGVAAADEITYVSGIVGNAVENFKEIVKPWEEATGHTVTLVPMPSSTTDQFGQYRLWLAAGNEDIDVYQTDVIWAPQLADQFIDLTEAAADLAPQHFESIIESQTVDGRLVALPIYTDAPALYYRTDLLEKHGAEVPKTWEELTETAQMIQDAERAEGNSDLWGFVWQGNAYEGLTCNALEWVKSFGGGQIVEPDGTISIYNDQAIAAVELAASWPGTISPEGVLAYQEEEARGVWQTGNAVFMRNWPYAYTLGNSDDSAVKGKFGATTLPTGGGNDESAATLGGWNVAVSKYSQNQEAATSLVLYLAGKEAQKTRTLIASNLPTIIELYDDADIAEQQPIIPQWKDVFLQAVPRPSAPTKVKYNEVSSKFWSAVHNTLSGDGTAAENLELLELELEDLKGGGW, from the coding sequence ATGGCGCAGACTATCAGGAAGGCATTCTACGGCTCGGTCGCGTTCAGTGTTTTGCTGGGTGGAGTTGCTGCGGCGGACGAGATTACGTATGTCTCAGGTATCGTCGGTAACGCGGTCGAGAACTTCAAGGAAATTGTGAAGCCGTGGGAAGAAGCCACTGGCCACACGGTCACGTTGGTGCCAATGCCGTCGTCGACCACGGACCAGTTCGGTCAGTATCGCCTGTGGCTTGCTGCTGGAAACGAAGACATCGATGTTTACCAAACTGATGTCATCTGGGCTCCACAACTTGCCGATCAGTTCATTGACCTGACCGAGGCGGCCGCGGATCTGGCACCGCAACATTTCGAGTCCATCATTGAAAGCCAGACCGTGGACGGTCGCCTTGTCGCCCTTCCTATCTACACCGATGCGCCGGCGCTCTACTACCGGACTGACCTTCTGGAGAAGCACGGTGCCGAAGTTCCCAAGACCTGGGAAGAACTGACAGAAACCGCGCAGATGATCCAGGATGCTGAACGCGCGGAAGGCAATTCCGATCTTTGGGGTTTTGTTTGGCAGGGGAATGCCTACGAAGGACTGACGTGTAACGCGCTGGAATGGGTCAAGTCCTTTGGTGGTGGGCAGATCGTGGAACCTGATGGGACCATCTCGATCTACAATGATCAGGCTATTGCGGCTGTGGAACTGGCGGCAAGCTGGCCCGGAACGATCTCGCCTGAAGGTGTGCTGGCCTATCAGGAAGAAGAAGCGCGTGGCGTCTGGCAAACGGGTAACGCGGTTTTCATGCGCAATTGGCCCTACGCTTACACGCTCGGCAACAGCGACGATTCTGCGGTAAAGGGCAAGTTCGGTGCGACTACGCTGCCAACCGGCGGCGGTAATGACGAATCCGCCGCGACACTAGGCGGTTGGAACGTGGCCGTATCCAAGTATTCGCAGAACCAAGAGGCCGCGACGTCGCTGGTGCTCTACCTGGCCGGCAAGGAAGCACAGAAGACACGCACCCTGATCGCGTCGAACCTGCCGACGATCATCGAACTGTATGACGATGCGGATATTGCGGAGCAGCAGCCGATCATCCCGCAGTGGAAAGACGTGTTCCTCCAGGCTGTTCCGCGCCCCTCTGCACCGACCAAGGTGAAGTATAATGAGGTATCGTCCAAATTCTGGTCGGCGGTTCACAATACGCTGTCAGGTGATGGCACGGCAGCCGAGAACCTCGAACTTCTGGAGCTTGAGCTTGAGGATTTGAAAGGTGGTGGCTGGTAA
- a CDS encoding substrate-binding domain-containing protein translates to MATLKDISNHLGISVTQVSRALNGHSDVSEVTRVRVMEAAEQLRYRPNLPARALVSGRSAMVGLVSQNYSGITTNRNFLETVTGLSLQFSSRDMQFVLHIAPEGTELIDVYDRLIHGGSLGGFVIIEPYVDDPCVTYLQEQDVPLVVHGRTVDAPQYPYFDIDNHGLAVRLTEYLIGLGHRRIALINGLENRSYARDREIGYCAALRRAGLSVDADLIRHGRMTEPLGLVSTVQMCSFDDPPTAILCSSTLIVSGVYKAAAELGLSVPDDLSVVAHDDDFSDVRATAFDPPLTVTRAPLSESWAPLAEYLTGRIRGRPLSELQSVGDVEFIERGSATSPKKG, encoded by the coding sequence ATGGCTACACTTAAAGACATCAGCAATCATCTGGGTATTTCCGTCACGCAGGTCAGCCGCGCGCTGAATGGTCATTCGGATGTGTCCGAGGTAACCCGTGTCCGTGTCATGGAGGCTGCGGAACAGCTCCGCTACCGCCCGAACCTGCCTGCCCGGGCCTTGGTGTCGGGCCGATCCGCGATGGTTGGTTTGGTGTCCCAGAACTACTCAGGGATTACGACCAACCGGAACTTCTTGGAAACGGTCACGGGATTGTCGTTGCAGTTTTCCAGCAGGGACATGCAGTTCGTTCTGCATATTGCGCCGGAGGGGACAGAACTTATCGATGTGTATGATCGGCTGATCCATGGTGGATCTCTTGGCGGGTTCGTTATTATAGAGCCGTATGTGGATGATCCTTGCGTTACCTATCTGCAAGAACAGGACGTTCCCCTGGTCGTGCACGGCCGCACGGTGGATGCCCCGCAGTACCCGTATTTCGACATTGACAATCACGGTCTTGCGGTTCGGTTGACGGAATACCTGATCGGGCTGGGTCACCGTCGGATCGCGTTGATCAACGGTCTGGAAAACCGTAGCTACGCGCGTGATCGAGAGATCGGCTATTGCGCTGCCCTGCGCCGCGCAGGTCTTTCGGTTGATGCTGATTTGATCAGACATGGGCGCATGACGGAACCGTTGGGTCTGGTGTCGACCGTGCAAATGTGCAGCTTTGACGATCCTCCGACAGCGATCCTGTGCAGCAGCACCCTGATCGTCAGCGGGGTCTATAAAGCTGCGGCAGAATTGGGACTGTCCGTGCCCGATGATCTGTCGGTGGTTGCCCATGACGATGATTTTTCTGATGTGCGCGCCACGGCGTTCGATCCACCGCTTACCGTTACCCGTGCGCCACTATCCGAGAGTTGGGCGCCGCTCGCGGAATATTTGACTGGCCGGATACGGGGGCGCCCGCTGAGCGAATTGCAAAGCGTCGGTGACGTTGAGTTCATCGAGCGAGGCTCCGCTACGTCACCCAAGAAGGGTTGA
- a CDS encoding FixH family protein produces MAPLTGKQVFIGVAAAFGVIIGVNLVLAVQAVRTFPGLEVANSYVASQEFDRKRAVQLALGWDIAASYDNGMLRIAITDGDGRPVHAASVLATVGWATSTHDDINPAFAWDGDAFIAPAKLEPGNWNIRLIAVAEDGTEFRQRIPLYIRDERN; encoded by the coding sequence ATGGCGCCTCTGACGGGCAAACAGGTTTTCATCGGCGTGGCGGCGGCGTTTGGTGTGATTATCGGCGTGAACCTCGTGCTTGCCGTGCAAGCGGTGCGTACCTTTCCTGGTCTGGAGGTCGCCAATTCCTATGTTGCCAGCCAGGAATTCGACCGCAAGCGGGCCGTACAGCTTGCCTTGGGTTGGGATATCGCCGCCTCCTATGACAATGGCATGCTGCGTATCGCGATCACAGATGGGGACGGCAGGCCCGTTCACGCGGCTTCGGTTCTGGCGACGGTCGGCTGGGCGACCAGCACGCATGACGACATCAACCCCGCCTTTGCGTGGGATGGAGATGCCTTCATCGCACCGGCGAAGCTGGAACCGGGTAACTGGAACATCCGTCTGATCGCCGTCGCGGAGGACGGCACGGAATTTCGTCAGCGTATTCCGCTTTATATCCGGGACGAGCGGAACTGA
- a CDS encoding carbohydrate ABC transporter permease, whose product MSLPEDSVVRDRSLAQQRARSAFWFLAPMLVALLIVAAWPLMRTIYFSFTNTSLTNLYGGEWIGFDNYLSYRQLSSGRVIWRGTLVDPAWWNAVWNTVKFSVISVSLETFFGLIVALVLNAEFKGRGFVRAAILIPWAIPTIVSARMWGWMLNDQFGIINDMMLRLGLIEQKIAWTANIETAMIAVIVVDVWKTTPFMALLCLAGLQMIPRDIYEAAKLDGVNPIKTFFRVTLPLVKPALMVAVIFRMLDALRIFDLVYVLTPNSAATKTMSVISRENLIDFDKFAYGSAQSTLLFAMIAIFVSAYIWLGKVDLSGGGRK is encoded by the coding sequence ATGAGCCTACCGGAAGACTCCGTCGTGCGGGATCGCAGCTTGGCACAGCAACGCGCAAGATCCGCGTTCTGGTTCCTTGCCCCGATGCTGGTTGCTTTATTGATCGTCGCGGCTTGGCCGTTGATGCGCACGATATACTTTTCTTTCACCAACACGTCGCTGACCAATCTGTATGGCGGCGAATGGATCGGGTTCGACAACTACCTGTCCTATCGACAGCTCAGCTCCGGTCGCGTGATCTGGCGCGGCACTTTGGTCGACCCGGCATGGTGGAACGCAGTCTGGAACACGGTCAAGTTCTCAGTGATTTCAGTATCACTGGAAACCTTCTTTGGTCTGATCGTGGCGCTGGTGCTGAACGCTGAGTTCAAGGGCCGGGGCTTCGTGCGTGCGGCGATCCTGATTCCCTGGGCCATCCCGACCATCGTATCCGCCCGGATGTGGGGCTGGATGCTCAATGATCAGTTCGGAATCATCAACGACATGATGCTGCGTCTGGGGCTGATCGAACAAAAGATCGCGTGGACCGCGAATATCGAAACCGCCATGATTGCTGTCATCGTTGTAGATGTGTGGAAAACTACACCTTTCATGGCATTGCTGTGTTTGGCCGGTCTGCAAATGATCCCGCGCGACATATACGAGGCTGCGAAGCTGGACGGGGTCAATCCGATCAAGACCTTCTTTCGCGTGACCCTGCCGCTGGTGAAGCCCGCGCTGATGGTGGCCGTGATCTTCCGGATGCTGGACGCATTGCGGATCTTTGACTTGGTCTATGTGCTGACGCCGAATTCGGCGGCGACCAAGACCATGTCCGTTATCAGTCGCGAGAACCTGATCGATTTCGACAAGTTCGCCTATGGGTCCGCTCAGTCGACGTTGCTGTTCGCCATGATCGCGATTTTCGTCTCGGCCTATATCTGGCTCGGCAAGGTTGATCTAAGCGGGGGAGGCCGAAAATGA